Proteins encoded together in one Anaerococcus murdochii window:
- a CDS encoding EpsG family protein, with amino-acid sequence MGFFLFFTLELLLFLCFSLIDFKTSYQKNLAAFSMFFLMFIFAATRGSGDADYYNYLWFAKDIGTDFAKVMNFSYPVEFSFRFASYLINLIGLSRQWVIVLMNFLSIGPVTYVAIKKSVNPFLSAIIFLPIFLQFDMQTSRTATAIGLGLLSIYLASKKKRIKSFLVLILAISFHKSAVVLIPFLIYLEIDLSNLVKCVIVFASLVVSVFSKVVFAIAASIFSKIGLGILSRKIITYTFEGKFAYGMKLFDPRIIFFLLLFIVSIMYLDKKTFQGDRMDKAAVKAMVFGLCVMLVFRSSTAIAFRFSSYFAILEMFYLPMMIKKLKYKDSLAAFLLILSIVVFIIPYAIYISVDAPAYDFFFTNPMAIESLN; translated from the coding sequence ATGGGATTTTTTTTATTTTTTACACTTGAGCTATTGCTTTTTCTTTGCTTTAGCCTTATAGATTTTAAAACTTCATACCAAAAAAATCTGGCGGCTTTTTCTATGTTTTTCTTGATGTTTATCTTTGCGGCTACGAGAGGGTCGGGGGATGCGGATTATTACAACTATTTGTGGTTTGCCAAGGATATTGGGACAGACTTTGCTAAGGTGATGAATTTTTCCTATCCGGTTGAGTTTTCCTTTAGGTTTGCCTCCTACCTTATAAATCTCATTGGCCTTTCTCGTCAGTGGGTGATTGTCCTTATGAATTTCTTATCAATTGGACCTGTGACCTATGTTGCAATTAAAAAATCGGTCAATCCATTTTTGTCGGCCATCATATTTTTACCGATTTTCTTGCAATTTGATATGCAAACATCAAGGACAGCCACAGCTATAGGCCTGGGACTTTTATCCATATATCTTGCGAGCAAAAAAAAGAGAATTAAAAGCTTTTTGGTCCTAATCTTAGCTATTAGCTTCCATAAGTCGGCCGTGGTTTTGATTCCATTTTTGATCTACCTAGAAATTGATCTTTCAAACCTAGTGAAATGTGTAATTGTCTTTGCGAGTTTGGTTGTTTCAGTTTTTTCAAAAGTAGTTTTTGCCATAGCCGCAAGTATTTTTTCAAAAATTGGTCTTGGCATACTTTCTAGAAAAATTATCACCTACACCTTTGAGGGGAAATTCGCCTACGGAATGAAACTTTTCGACCCGAGGATAATATTTTTCCTTCTCTTATTCATTGTTTCCATAATGTATCTAGATAAGAAAACTTTCCAGGGTGACAGGATGGATAAGGCGGCTGTCAAAGCCATGGTTTTTGGCCTTTGCGTCATGCTTGTTTTTAGGTCATCGACAGCCATTGCCTTTAGGTTTTCATCCTATTTTGCAATTTTGGAGATGTTTTATTTGCCAATGATGATCAAGAAATTAAAATACAAAGACAGCCTGGCGGCCTTTTTGCTAATCTTATCCATAGTGGTCTTTATCATACCTTATGCGATTTACATTAGCGTGGATGCCCCAGCTTACGATTTTTTCTTTACAAATCCAATGGCCATCGAGTCATTAAATTAA
- a CDS encoding DUF4097 family beta strand repeat-containing protein produces MTEEKQLILNMLKEGKITVEEASDLLGAIGDKKTRETDFAGKVTSAVDSILKKATEAIGAIDLDQAFDINNFNLKGEVNTHKDIRVDDEIDEINIDLVNGEIYLEKGTDSGIIISADVFSKKSNLEDYIDVEIRDGVLDIGENDDYKTLGASVKLRVQLGKDFYEKLNIDTVNARVEIADTDFGSLNINSVNGKIMVINSKAKIDIDNVNGKIDIKNIDGSLSIENVSGAIYLAGIKGDLVEVDNVSGNIRVDGLESERISADSSSGSIRIYNIKETTDIDLETVSGIIVVDTDDYDGEIKAFVESPAINVTEKYQNKIKTDEGYDLSTSTDEAKLTIKAKTGHGKVSLR; encoded by the coding sequence ATGACTGAAGAAAAACAACTAATCCTAAACATGCTTAAGGAAGGTAAAATCACAGTCGAAGAGGCAAGTGACCTTCTAGGAGCAATCGGGGATAAAAAAACAAGAGAAACTGACTTTGCAGGCAAGGTCACATCCGCAGTTGATTCTATTTTGAAAAAGGCAACTGAGGCCATAGGGGCAATCGACCTTGACCAAGCCTTTGATATTAACAATTTTAACCTCAAAGGTGAAGTCAATACCCACAAGGATATAAGGGTAGATGATGAAATTGACGAGATAAATATTGACCTAGTTAATGGGGAAATTTATCTAGAAAAAGGGACAGATTCAGGAATCATTATTTCCGCTGATGTTTTTTCTAAAAAATCCAACCTAGAAGACTACATCGATGTTGAAATTAGGGACGGTGTCCTAGATATAGGAGAAAACGACGACTACAAAACCTTGGGCGCAAGCGTAAAACTAAGGGTCCAACTAGGCAAGGATTTCTATGAAAAATTAAATATCGACACTGTAAATGCTAGGGTGGAAATCGCAGATACAGATTTTGGAAGCTTAAATATCAACTCTGTAAACGGCAAGATTATGGTAATAAACTCCAAGGCAAAGATTGATATTGACAATGTAAATGGAAAAATCGACATCAAAAATATCGACGGATCTTTGAGCATAGAAAATGTTTCAGGTGCAATTTATCTTGCAGGAATCAAGGGAGATTTGGTAGAAGTCGACAATGTTTCTGGCAATATCAGGGTTGATGGTCTTGAAAGCGAGAGAATAAGTGCAGATTCAAGTTCTGGATCAATTAGGATTTACAATATCAAGGAAACCACAGATATAGACCTAGAAACTGTAAGTGGAATAATTGTGGTTGACACAGATGACTACGATGGCGAAATCAAGGCCTTTGTAGAAAGCCCAGCTATCAATGTGACAGAAAAATACCAAAATAAAATAAAAACCGACGAAGGATACGACCTATCAACCTCAACAGACGAGGCAAAACTAACAATAAAAGCCAAAACAGGCCACGGCAAAGTATCCCTAAGATAA
- a CDS encoding HNH/ENDO VII family nuclease: protein MKRIIALILALSMVFTGCTQSKIQNKPTKPSKNQISDESSKPVVLKENKVKYKSLSDKGLLVDVEDLVYKETIDAINSEDYVVENVSAVYISKEYLEEVAFNSKSNVYFGYSLAELNEVFKGDSYIFTLGDDGKTAVKKLQSIDDKATETMIRNVAIGTGVILVCVTVSAVSAGPAPALSMIFAASAKSASKFAASSAAFGGISRGLVKGIETGDFGEIKEAAAMGASEGFKWGAIGGAVTGGAKEAFSSMSITNSKLKKGDVARIQMGNKWSMDVIKDIQDLDQYKVIKGMKEIKINGRSVLVPKNIDLNFKIKLPDGTIVTNLDRINKNLSPIEAATGFPYELHHMGQKANGTLVMLTRDQHRGNYSILHTSNKASEIDRLDFAKVRNEIWKGYVKRKLENEGI from the coding sequence ATGAAAAGAATAATTGCCCTTATCCTTGCCCTCTCAATGGTTTTTACAGGATGCACGCAAAGTAAGATACAAAATAAACCAACAAAACCAAGTAAAAATCAAATAAGTGATGAAAGCTCTAAGCCAGTAGTATTGAAGGAAAACAAGGTTAAATATAAATCCTTAAGCGATAAGGGACTCTTAGTTGACGTTGAAGACCTCGTTTATAAGGAAACTATAGATGCCATTAATAGCGAAGATTATGTCGTAGAAAATGTTAGTGCCGTCTATATTTCTAAAGAATACCTAGAAGAAGTCGCCTTTAATTCTAAGTCAAATGTCTATTTTGGATATAGTCTAGCTGAATTAAATGAAGTATTTAAGGGAGATTCTTACATTTTCACCTTAGGAGATGATGGAAAGACTGCTGTTAAAAAACTTCAATCTATAGATGATAAGGCAACTGAAACCATGATTAGAAATGTTGCCATAGGAACAGGGGTCATCCTTGTATGTGTTACAGTTTCTGCTGTATCAGCTGGCCCGGCACCAGCTCTTAGCATGATCTTTGCGGCATCAGCAAAATCTGCCTCAAAATTTGCTGCATCCTCTGCAGCCTTTGGAGGAATTTCAAGAGGCTTAGTAAAGGGGATTGAAACTGGGGATTTTGGAGAAATAAAAGAAGCGGCTGCCATGGGTGCAAGCGAAGGTTTCAAATGGGGGGCAATAGGCGGTGCTGTGACAGGTGGCGCTAAGGAAGCCTTCAGTTCTATGTCAATAACCAATAGTAAACTAAAGAAGGGTGACGTTGCACGTATTCAGATGGGAAACAAGTGGTCAATGGATGTTATTAAAGATATTCAAGATCTTGACCAGTATAAGGTTATTAAAGGTATGAAAGAAATTAAGATAAATGGTAGAAGTGTCCTTGTTCCGAAGAATATTGACCTTAATTTTAAAATTAAGTTGCCTGATGGAACTATAGTTACTAATCTAGACCGTATAAATAAGAACCTTTCTCCTATAGAAGCAGCGACTGGATTTCCTTATGAGCTCCACCACATGGGTCAAAAAGCTAATGGGACCCTAGTAATGCTTACCAGAGACCAACACCGCGGTAATTATTCAATTTTACACACATCTAACAAAGCATCTGAAATTGATAGGCTTGATTTTGCTAAGGTCAGAAATGAGATTTGGAAAGGTTATGTTAAGCGGAAATTAGAAAATGAGGGTATTTAA
- a CDS encoding SMI1/KNR4 family protein, which produces MEDIIKTLKDAPDFIGGTGRTEAEIESAEKELGINFASDYKTYLKEIGLACFDGHELTGICEDLRLDVVHVTKDQWENNPEAKNYYVIEEANIDGIVIWQDFSGKIYMTEGNLELKLIADSLIDYIKKYS; this is translated from the coding sequence ATGGAGGATATTATTAAAACTTTAAAAGATGCCCCAGACTTTATAGGTGGGACTGGTAGGACAGAGGCAGAAATAGAAAGTGCTGAAAAAGAGCTTGGTATTAACTTTGCATCTGATTACAAAACCTATCTTAAGGAAATCGGCCTTGCTTGTTTTGACGGGCACGAATTAACAGGGATTTGCGAAGATCTCCGCCTAGATGTTGTCCATGTGACAAAAGACCAGTGGGAAAATAATCCTGAAGCTAAAAATTACTATGTAATAGAAGAAGCTAATATTGATGGAATAGTAATTTGGCAAGATTTTTCAGGAAAGATTTATATGACTGAAGGAAACTTAGAACTAAAGCTTATAGCAGATTCTTTGATAGACTATATTAAAAAATATAGTTGA